The following proteins are co-located in the Salvelinus namaycush isolate Seneca chromosome 31, SaNama_1.0, whole genome shotgun sequence genome:
- the LOC120026258 gene encoding F-box only protein 15-like, whose translation MAIGRGQLFRSFREGLLKNAPLTEGRGPTGKENSRLCEKMTGFSPGTQSVEPPTLPQKKKRKKKAAKATVPCQPVGPLPRVPTKSTGHAGKPAECTPNHIERMPPEILLKILSYLDALSLFSIGFINKRFYEMAHNNGMWHKMYSAEYGHSKKWRPKRLDEVLDKLSAVVVQERPEGYWRRLYFRTMAGFNETKWRKELRDINPFTGLPSQTERILRSQRVTWEITVSDKWGLEGTFEQSRAYFSDSSVTVCWSSGRWPSFHQLSTLQLDGVKRQALSSPNINKPGWRSLMAKFDRDTISKSGQVIGRDQLVTLVLFSPSIVIGVWRGRWSIAFVMASFHYHRLVERSLLGTSMCPYSMPENKPPFDDADPDCGLHGYTLRIILHNTVTQIMAGHFSQLYCSKSQVHGGFIQLNVINRGSLSQHTPLSGRISLPWKCEALEGTVENCCMMSLTLMDEYQNPFWCVSTPVSMALNSKEPSNDYEGQHFLIKYQDAEGKVRMDLVWLEEQRQYFLINLVVFIATAKVNKHFGRAY comes from the exons atggctaTTGGCCGCGGACAACTTTTCCGCAGTTTCAGAGAGGGTTTGTTGAAGAATGCCCCGCTAACAGAGGGTCGAGGACCGACAGGCAAAGAGAATAGCAGACTCTGCGAGAAAATGACTGGATTTTCCCCGGGCACTCAAAG TGTGGAACCACCAACACTGCCACAAAAGAAGAAGAGGAAAAAGAAGGCGGCAAAGGCTACTGTACCCTGTCAGCCAGTTGGACCACTGCCAAGGGTACCTACAAAGTCTACTGGACATGCTGGCAAGCCAGCTGAGTGCACACCGAATCACATAGAGAG GATGCCACCGGAGATCCTTCTGAAGATCCTGTCGTACCTggatgccctctctctcttctccatcggCTTCATCAACAAGCGATTCTATGAGATGGCCCACAACAA TGGAATGTGGCACAAGATGTATTCTGCAGAGTATGGACACAGTAAGAAGTGGAGGCCCAAGCGTTTGGACGAG GTGCTGGATAAGCTGAGTGCGGTGGTGGTCCAGGAGAGACCAGAGGGCTATTGGAGAAGACTGTACTTCAGGACCATGGCTGGCTTCAATGAGACCAAGTGGAGGAAGGAGTTGAGAGACATCAACCCTTTCACAGGCTTGCCCAGTCAGACTGAAAGAATCCTCAG GAGCCAGCGTGTGACCTGGGAGATCACAGTGTCTGACAAGTGGGGGTTGGAGGGGACGTTTGAGCAGAGCCGTGCCTACTTCTCTGACTCGTCCGTGACGGTTTGCTGGAGCAGCGGGCGCTGGCCCTCCTTCCACCAGCTCTCTACCTTACAGCTAGATGGTGTCAAAAGACAAGCTCTCAGCTCCCCTAACATCAATAA gCCTGGCTGGCGGTCTCTGATGGCTAAGTTTGACAGGGACACCATCTCTAAGAGTGGCCAGGTCATCGGTAGAGACCAACTAGTCACCCTGGTACTCTTTTCGCCTAGCATCGTCATTGGCGTCTGGAGG GGTCGGTGGTCCATTGCCTTTGTGATGGCCAGCTTCCACTACCACAGGCTGGTGGAGAGGAGTCTCCTGGGCACCTCGATGTG CCCCTATTCCATGCCAGAGAACAAGCCTCCTTTCGACGACGCGGACCCTGACTGCGGCCTCCATGGTTACACGCTCCGCATTATACTACACAACACTGTGACCCAGATCATGGCCGGCCACTTCTCTCAACTCTACTGTAGCAAAA GTCAGGTCCATGGTGGTTTCATCCAGCTGAATGTCATCAACAGGGGAAGCCTGTCCCagcacacccctctctctggcagGATCAGCCTGCCCTGGAAGTGTGAGGCTCTAGAGGGCACCGTGGAG aACTGCTGCATGATGAGCCTGACCCTGATGGATGAGTACCAGAACCCCTTCTGGTGTGTCAGCACACCTGTGTCTATGGCACTGAACAGTAAGGAGCCCTCCAACGACTACGAGGGTCAGCACTTCCTGATCAAGTACCAGGATGCAGAAGGCAAG GTGAGGATGGACCTTGTGTGGCTGGAAGAGCAAAGACAGTACTTCCTCATCAATCTGGTAGTCTTCATCGCCACGGCCAAAGTCAACAAGCACTTTGGGAGAGCCTACTGA